The following are encoded in a window of Cryptomeria japonica unplaced genomic scaffold, Sugi_1.0 HiC_scaffold_149, whole genome shotgun sequence genomic DNA:
- the LOC131049586 gene encoding B3 domain-containing protein Os02g0598200: protein MEIEETGEHYMPCPKCSQKCYKKHREKEYFDGSASFFKIMLGDFAEKLRIPPAFVSQIINDQDEHMVLQGPDGQNFNVRLWRSIKKLELQHGWINFVNYYGLEVGDLLVFKYISKSCFKVKIFDKTSCEKNQRIQSKSSFQGNSSHNPGHSFASEKHGTMESDAPFISDKPSCTLVIKYNERSLNQQIDSKLLIDLDSDEKDNPEFQAVTEIQRTKRMPPFLGNSSSHKHVRMESVAPFKSDKPFCTMDLKSWNVNQPHVLEDNQAEEGDDEADGLAMNDANEEENGDREDGMAIHKVDEEEDKEDGSTNHEVVESKANDEADNGGNTNPKEEKVSTHHRTERCDRRLLYFWHIRKNCPIISRRNQNHNSAGTCVNPNNINDLNSSSPHSANVVSEVPAPTPNELNPLKPDLAPSAPEHLIPGSGPPLDLVELPSEGFLLVTSRKRRRKTTPLNALNHSHSNTIQLASNHKPQDPPQSPINSVVKNMVKNLENPNHGDDDANICNNPAMILRSRTPLQSVSSSLAGHIIDTSTINPSTASTLKELEDIHIIEVIYANKGLDEIRSSTLLPGFPGSQLSGSDIRGNSDIRTEPPENNEDDEDLMKGYSLNKKKGSPVGSKNKKKLGGQHRLPTSPPLNPPL, encoded by the exons ATGGAGATAGAAGAAACGGGAGAGCACTATATGCCGTGCCCAAAATGCAGTCAGAAATGTTATAAAAAACACCGTGAGAAAGAATACTTTGATGGGTCTGCTTCTTTCTTCAAAATTATGCTTGGAgattttgcagagaaactg CGCATTCCTCCGGCTTTTGTTTCCCAGATCATAAATGACCAAGATGAACATATGGTGTTGCAAGGCCCAGATGGGCAGAACTTCAATGTACGGTTATGGCGTTCCATCAAAAAGTTGGAACTTCAACACGGCTGGATAAACTTTGTAAATTATTATGGGCTGGAAGTGGGCGATCTTCTAGTTTTTAAATACATTTCTAAGTCATGCTTTAAAGTCAAGATTTTCGATAAAACATCATgtgaaaaaaatcaaagaatacaaaGCAAATCTTCATTTCAGG GCAATTCATCCCATAACCCTGGACATTCTTTCGCATCTGAGAAGCATGGGACAATGGAATCTGATGCTCCTTTTATATCAGATAAACCCTCTTGTACACTGGTTATCAAATATAATGAGCGTAGTTTAAATCAACAAATAGACAGTAAACTGCTGATTGATCTGGATTCTGATGAAAAAGACAACCCTGAGTTTCAGGCGGTGACTGAAATTCAAAGAACAAAAAGGATGCCTCCCTTCCTCG GCAATTCATCCTCTCATAAGCACGTGAGAATGGAGTCTGTTGCTCCTTTCAAATCAGATAAACCCTTTTGTACAATGGATCTGAAATCGTGGAATGTAAATCAACCTCATGTGCTA GAGGATAATCAGGCTGAGGAAGGGGATGACGAAGCAGATGGCCTAGCAATGAATGACGCCAATGAAGAGGAAAATGGTGACAGAGAGGATGGCATGGCGATACATaaggttgatgaagaagaagataaagaggaTGGATCCACTAATCATGAGGTGGTAGAGAGCAAGGCTAACGATGAGGCTGACAATGGGGGAAACACTAATCCTAAGGAAGAAAAG GTCTCTACTCATCATAGAACTGAACGATGTGATAGAAGATTACTTTATTTTT GGCATATTCGTAAAAACTGCCCAATTATTAGTCGCAGGAACCAAAATCATAACTCAGCTGGGACCTGTGTTAACCCTAATAATATTAATGACCTAAATTCTTCATCTCCTCACTCTGCTAATGTGGTCTCCGAAGTTCCTGCTCCCACTCCTAATGAACTTAACCCTCTCAAGCCCGATCTCGCACCATCGGCCCCTGAGCATCTCATCCCTGGCTCCGGCCCTCCACTTGACCTTGTGGAACTGCCCTCTGAGGGTTTTCTGCTTGTTACCTCGAGAAAACGGAGGCGTAAAACTACCCCTCTCAATGCCCTAAACCATAGCCATTCAAATACCATCCAATTGGCCTCTAATCATAAACCCCAGGACCCTCCTCAATCCCCTATCAATTCTGTGGTTAAAAATATGGTCAAAAACTTAGAAAACCCCAATCATGGTGATGATGATGCTAACATTTGTAATAACCCTGCAATGATCCTTAGATCCAGAACCCCCTTACAATCAGTCTCCTCTTCACTTGCAGGTCATATTATTGATACTAGCACCATCAACCCATCGACTGCATCTACACTCAAAGAGCTAGAGGATATTCATATTATAGAAGTTATTTATGCAAATAAAGGCTTGGATGAAATTAGATCTAGCACTTTGCTCCCTGGCTTTCCAGGCTCCCAGTTGTCTGGATCCGACATAAGAGGAAATTCTGATATTAGAACTGAGCCTCCCGAAAACAATGaagatgatgaggaccttatgaaagGTTACTCCCTAAATAAAAAGAAAGGTAGCCCTGTGGGCTCCAAAAATAAGAAGAAGCTTGGAGGTCAACATAGACTCCCTACCAGCCCCCCTTTAAATCCTCCTCTTTAA